The following are from one region of the Polaribacter marinaquae genome:
- the era gene encoding GTPase Era, with amino-acid sequence MTHKAGFVNIIGNPNVGKSTLMNALVGEKLSIITPKAQTTRHRILGIVNDEEHQIVFSDTPGILKPAYELQSSMMDFVKSAFEDADILIYMVEIGEKELKNEAFFNKIIHSEIPVILLLNKIDKSSQEDVEEKIKYWREKVPNAEVFVISALERFNVAAVFNKIKELLPEGPPFYPKDQLTDKPERFFVNEKIREKILIHYKKEIPYSVEVETEEFIEEENIVRIRSVIMVERETQKGIIIGHKGSAIKRVGAEARKDLEKFFMKKVFIELYVKVNKNWRSDKTQLKRFGYNQK; translated from the coding sequence ATGACACATAAAGCAGGTTTTGTAAACATCATAGGAAATCCTAACGTAGGAAAATCGACATTAATGAATGCTTTGGTAGGAGAAAAACTATCAATAATTACTCCGAAAGCTCAAACGACTAGACATCGTATTTTGGGCATTGTAAATGATGAGGAGCATCAAATTGTATTTTCTGACACGCCAGGTATCTTAAAACCAGCTTATGAGCTTCAATCTTCGATGATGGATTTTGTGAAATCTGCTTTTGAGGATGCCGATATTTTAATCTACATGGTAGAAATTGGCGAAAAAGAATTGAAAAACGAAGCTTTCTTCAATAAGATAATCCATAGTGAAATTCCTGTTATTCTTTTATTAAACAAAATTGATAAATCATCTCAAGAAGATGTCGAAGAAAAAATAAAATACTGGCGAGAGAAAGTACCCAATGCAGAAGTTTTTGTAATTTCTGCATTAGAAAGGTTTAATGTTGCTGCCGTTTTTAATAAAATTAAAGAACTTTTACCAGAAGGACCTCCTTTTTATCCGAAAGACCAATTAACTGACAAACCAGAACGTTTTTTTGTAAATGAAAAAATTAGAGAAAAGATTTTAATTCATTATAAGAAAGAAATTCCGTATTCTGTAGAAGTAGAAACAGAAGAGTTTATAGAAGAAGAAAATATTGTTAGAATAAGATCTGTAATTATGGTCGAGAGAGAAACTCAAAAAGGAATAATTATAGGTCATAAAGGTTCTGCCATTAAAAGAGTTGGTGCAGAAGCTAGAAAAGATCTAGAAAAGTTTTTTATGAAAAAGGTTTTTATAGAACTTTACGTTAAGGTTAATAAAAACTGGCGTAGCGATAAAACGCAATTAAAACGCTTTGGTTACAATCAAAAATAA
- a CDS encoding response regulator: MFKKVLVVEDFDVINSGIKIALDEIGIHHVDYISYCDEAFLKIKSAFLKGEPYGLIISDLSFENDGTPQQLKSGEELITKIREEFIDLKIIVFSVEDKPYTIQNLYKNLKIQSYIWKNRNGLKELKKAIYKSFTSSEFYISPELHAAIHPKKAVEITDYDLSLIKYLSLGFLQEVISEKLKEKGITPSSTSAIEKRLKFLKEHFNANNPAHLVAIAKDFGLI; this comes from the coding sequence ATGTTTAAAAAAGTTTTAGTTGTAGAAGATTTTGATGTTATAAATAGCGGTATTAAAATTGCTTTAGATGAAATAGGAATTCATCATGTAGATTATATTTCTTATTGTGATGAAGCTTTTTTAAAAATTAAAAGCGCTTTTTTAAAAGGAGAACCTTACGGTTTAATTATTTCAGATTTATCTTTTGAAAACGATGGTACACCTCAACAATTAAAATCCGGAGAAGAATTGATAACCAAAATTAGAGAAGAATTTATTGATTTAAAAATTATAGTTTTTTCTGTAGAAGATAAACCGTACACAATACAAAATTTATATAAAAATTTAAAGATCCAAAGTTATATTTGGAAAAATAGAAACGGATTAAAAGAATTAAAAAAAGCAATTTATAAATCTTTTACTTCTAGTGAGTTTTACATTTCTCCAGAGTTACATGCTGCAATTCATCCTAAAAAAGCTGTAGAAATTACAGATTATGATCTCTCTTTGATCAAATACCTTTCGCTAGGTTTTTTACAGGAGGTTATTAGTGAAAAATTAAAAGAAAAAGGAATAACACCTTCAAGTACAAGTGCTATAGAAAAAAGATTAAAGTTTTTAAAAGAACATTTTAATGCCAATAATCCTGCACATTTGGTTGCAATAGCTAAAGATTTTGGTTTGATTTAA
- a CDS encoding TrkH family potassium uptake protein produces the protein MENKKYKKLSNWYRKLQISKSPQMNLVWGFFLYTLTGFILLSIPLFHKTDIAFLDNLFISTSAISTTGLVTVSIFDSYNFFGQFIIMGLIQIGGIGYMTLTTYYLIFTTKKITHWHSKLIGTEFTLPNTIQIKDFIKSVIIFTLVMEIIGAILFYFAFTNAGMDNLKAVWFSIFHSVSTFCTAGFGLFNNGFESYQDNTFINTIISILAISGSLGFIVITDLWYRISGKSKEISFTTKIIIYGFLFLLILGTLLIYSSESLSILGSSSTLMTSFFQAMSAMTTVGFNTIAIGEFSLPILLLITFLMYIGASPSGTAGGMKITTLTAMLAILKSRLFGQTKITFLNRLIPFERIYVATSTFMLYTSLIFLFSFLLSYFEKFSFESILFEVASALGTVGLSTGITGDLSNIGKILIIILMFIGRVGVLTFGFALLQQKNKGIKKIKLDDLAV, from the coding sequence ATGGAAAATAAAAAATATAAGAAATTATCAAATTGGTATAGAAAACTTCAAATTAGCAAATCACCACAAATGAATTTAGTTTGGGGTTTCTTCTTGTACACTTTAACCGGATTTATTCTACTGTCTATTCCATTATTTCACAAAACTGATATCGCTTTTTTAGATAATTTATTTATTTCTACTTCTGCTATTTCTACTACAGGTCTGGTAACTGTTAGTATTTTTGATTCCTATAATTTTTTTGGCCAATTTATAATTATGGGATTGATACAAATTGGCGGAATTGGATATATGACATTAACAACATATTATTTAATATTTACCACAAAAAAAATAACCCACTGGCACAGTAAATTAATAGGTACAGAATTTACGTTACCTAATACAATTCAAATTAAAGATTTCATCAAAAGTGTTATAATTTTTACTTTGGTGATGGAAATTATTGGAGCAATTCTTTTTTACTTTGCCTTTACTAATGCCGGAATGGATAATTTAAAGGCTGTTTGGTTTTCGATTTTTCATAGTGTCTCTACATTTTGTACAGCTGGTTTTGGCTTATTTAATAATGGCTTCGAAAGCTACCAAGACAATACTTTTATCAATACAATTATTTCTATATTAGCTATCTCTGGTTCGTTGGGCTTTATTGTTATTACAGATCTTTGGTATCGAATAAGTGGTAAATCAAAAGAAATTTCGTTTACGACTAAAATTATTATTTACGGCTTTTTATTTTTACTGATATTAGGTACTTTACTAATTTACTCTTCAGAATCTTTATCTATTTTAGGATCAAGTAGCACACTAATGACATCTTTTTTTCAAGCAATGTCTGCAATGACAACAGTTGGTTTTAACACGATAGCTATTGGTGAATTTTCTTTACCAATACTACTACTTATAACTTTTCTGATGTATATTGGCGCCTCACCTTCAGGAACAGCTGGTGGTATGAAAATTACAACTTTAACAGCAATGTTAGCAATATTAAAAAGTAGATTATTTGGTCAAACTAAAATTACATTTTTAAATAGATTAATTCCTTTTGAAAGAATATATGTTGCTACATCAACTTTTATGTTATATACCAGTTTAATTTTCTTGTTTTCATTTTTACTTTCTTATTTTGAAAAATTTTCTTTTGAAAGCATCTTATTTGAAGTTGCATCTGCTTTAGGAACCGTAGGTTTAAGTACGGGTATAACCGGAGATTTATCTAATATTGGAAAAATATTGATTATTATCTTGATGTTTATTGGACGTGTTGGTGTATTAACTTTTGGTTTTGCATTATTACAACAAAAAAATAAGGGAATTAAAAAAATTAAACTTGATGATTTAGCTGTTTAA